The window TATATAAAGTTTTACGCAAGGACTATTTTAAGgtaagaaataagaaaataatgacttaataatgttatttaatgtaattatataataattttatatgatTATGTTAATATtacattaataatatttataaattttgaataTTAAATTGTGTCAAATAACTAGCCGCCGAATCCTGTGGATTTTGGTATTCATCTGAAATCGCAGAAGGCACTGGGCTAGAGTTGGTAACAGAGGGGCTGGTATTACAGTAGTTGGGAGTATGTGAAACGGGAAGAGGAAAGTTGTTAGCGTAATTACGTGTACTGCCAATATTATTTGAATCTATGACTTGGTGAGACATGGTCAAATTTTCCATCTCTGCGTGAAATAAAgtttcatttataatttttttgagccAAAATCCGTTGATGCTTCGTAAGGTCCCTGAGCTTAGCTGCAACGTTGGCTCCAAAAATGTCAAATCTGTCATTGGTAGCTGTCGGCTTTTTGAAATGATTTTGCACTGTCTGCAGAACCTCAGTAGTTAGCTTCTCATTTTCAGTAGTTTTTGACCGTTTCCTTTTAAAGGATGTTCTTTCAGTTGAAGTTGACTGTGTCGCTGAATTAGAGATTGGCTGCTCTGTTGATTGTAAGGGTGCCTGACTTTGGGTTGCTTGACTTTGCTCTTCCTCAAACATTTGCGCATTTGCCTGTGTAGGCGATGGTGTAGTTGATTGTGTGCCTGCAGGTGACTCACCTTCCATTTCCTGAAAcaaatgttttatatttaaagcTTCACTTTCCATTTCCtgaaattatgttttttaattacAGTTCCCATTCTCGGAAGAAGAGTGGAAGGCCGTGGCaagagtgtttgaaacgagatgGAATTTCCCACATTGTCTAGGAGCAATGGACGGTAAACATATAGCAATTTTTCGTCCGCGTGGAAGTGCATCGGAGTATTTCAACTATAAAAACTATCATAGCATGGTGTTATTCGCAATCGTTGATGGAAATTACTGGTTTCTTTTATGTGATTTCGGAATTAACGGAAGAATTTCGGATGGCGGAGTACTCGCTAACACAAAGTTTTTTGAAAAACTTGAAAATAAGCAGTTGTGTATTCCAACCGACGAAGTGGTCGCAAAAAGCACTAGAAAGTTGCCTTATGTGTTTGTGGGTGATGATGCGTTTCCACTAAGAACAgatttaataaaaccatttaGGCAAGCAGAAGTGACCACCGATAAAATTAGAATTCTAAATTACCGTGTATTACGAGCACGGCGCATAGTCGAAAATGCGTTTGGGATAATGGCATCTCGATTTAGAATTTTTcacacaaaaattaatattagccCGGAAAGAATAGAGTCG is drawn from Diabrotica undecimpunctata isolate CICGRU chromosome 5, icDiaUnde3, whole genome shotgun sequence and contains these coding sequences:
- the LOC140440913 gene encoding uncharacterized protein, which encodes MGSREWLEQFINLYYSEPCLWNTKDKNYFNRDLKRSAYSKLIEHLKLVDSNANKAGVIKKINNIRSTYKKERTKVANSKKSGAGTDEVYVPKLWYFSMLLFLDEQDVARHSRSNMDNDSTDNEEMEGESPAGTQSTTPSPTQANAQMFEEEQSQATQSQAPLQSTEQPISNSATQSTSTERTSFKRKRSKTTENEKLTTEVLQTVQNHFKKPTATNDRFDIFGANVAAKLRDLTKHQRILAQKNYK